One segment of Streptomyces sp. NA02950 DNA contains the following:
- a CDS encoding response regulator, translating to MSPSQAHPALIRVLVVEDDPLAADAHRMYVERVPGFTVVGTARCGGDAQRLLERTPADLLLLDLYLPDGHGLQLVRALRAAGHGADVIAVTSARDLAVVRDGVSLGVVQYVLKPFTFSTLRDRLLRYARFRATAGEASGQEEVDRALAALRAPRPAAMPKGLTQATLQAVTDTLRGADDGISAAATAEEVGISRITARRYLEHLVEAGRAARTPHYGQIGRPELLYRWLSEG from the coding sequence ATGAGCCCGTCGCAGGCGCATCCCGCGCTGATCCGGGTGCTCGTCGTCGAGGACGACCCTCTCGCGGCGGACGCGCACCGGATGTACGTCGAGCGCGTCCCCGGATTCACCGTCGTCGGGACCGCCCGCTGCGGCGGGGACGCCCAGCGGCTCCTGGAGCGGACCCCCGCCGACCTCCTGCTCCTGGATCTCTACCTGCCCGACGGCCACGGCCTCCAACTGGTGCGGGCACTGCGCGCGGCCGGGCACGGCGCGGACGTCATCGCGGTCACCTCCGCCCGCGACCTCGCCGTGGTCCGCGACGGCGTCTCGCTCGGCGTCGTGCAGTACGTGCTGAAACCGTTCACCTTCTCCACCCTCCGGGACCGCCTCCTGCGCTACGCGCGGTTCCGGGCGACCGCGGGCGAGGCCAGCGGCCAGGAGGAGGTCGACCGCGCCCTCGCCGCCCTGCGGGCACCCCGGCCCGCCGCCATGCCGAAGGGGCTGACACAGGCCACCCTCCAGGCCGTGACCGACACCCTGCGCGGCGCCGATGACGGCATCTCGGCCGCGGCCACCGCCGAGGAAGTCGGCATCTCCCGCATCACCGCGCGCCGCTATCTGGAGCACCTGGTGGAAGCGGGCCGCGCCGCCCGCACCCCCCACTACGGCCAGATCGGCCGCCCCGAACTCCTCTACCGCTGGCTGAGCGAGGGCTGA
- a CDS encoding ABC transporter substrate-binding protein, whose translation MRPTAPLILSAALVAAAGLTACGGGSGSDPDTVKVAYNRSTDNKIRFKDNHLAEVKKQFEKANPGKKVKLIPVQAQDNDYATKIQQMMRSPRTAPDLVYEDTFRINSDIKAGYLRPLDAYLATWKTWDQFVDTAKSAAKAEDGKTYGIPDGTDTRGLWFNKEIFAKAGLPDDWAPKNWDEILEAARTIKKKVPGVIPLNVYTGKAPGETSVMQGFEMLLYGTGEDPLYDPGAKKWVVGDKGFEDALGFLRTVYSQKLGPDISDAFDPNVGTTVFSEWLPEGKLAIALDGSWLGQNWLKTGGKPWPEWSRTLGQAPMPTQKGQAPGKVSMSGGWTWSITAKSKNPDLAWKFIQQLQTRKNAVRWDIVGAQIAVRKDVARDPEYLRSMPGITFFTGLVKHTHYRPALPVYPQVSSAIGEAMEAVTTGDASPRGAAEGYAEQLKSIADGNTVSKG comes from the coding sequence GTGCGCCCCACCGCTCCTCTGATCCTCTCCGCCGCCCTCGTCGCCGCCGCGGGGCTCACCGCCTGCGGCGGTGGCTCGGGAAGCGACCCGGACACCGTCAAGGTCGCCTACAACCGTTCCACCGACAACAAGATCCGCTTCAAGGACAACCATCTCGCCGAGGTGAAGAAGCAGTTCGAGAAGGCGAACCCCGGCAAGAAGGTCAAGCTGATCCCGGTCCAGGCGCAGGACAACGACTACGCCACCAAGATCCAGCAGATGATGCGGTCGCCCCGGACCGCGCCCGATCTGGTCTACGAGGACACCTTCCGGATCAACTCCGATATCAAGGCGGGCTATCTGCGCCCCCTCGACGCATATCTGGCCACGTGGAAGACCTGGGACCAGTTCGTCGACACCGCGAAGAGCGCCGCCAAGGCGGAGGACGGCAAGACGTACGGCATCCCGGACGGCACCGACACCCGCGGGCTGTGGTTCAACAAGGAGATCTTCGCCAAGGCCGGGCTGCCGGACGACTGGGCGCCGAAGAACTGGGACGAGATCCTCGAGGCCGCCCGCACCATCAAGAAGAAGGTCCCCGGCGTCATCCCGCTCAACGTCTACACCGGCAAGGCGCCCGGTGAGACCTCGGTGATGCAGGGCTTCGAGATGCTGCTGTACGGCACGGGCGAGGACCCCCTCTACGACCCCGGGGCCAAGAAGTGGGTCGTCGGCGACAAAGGATTCGAGGACGCCCTCGGCTTCCTCCGCACCGTCTACTCCCAGAAGCTGGGCCCCGACATCTCCGACGCGTTCGACCCCAACGTCGGCACCACCGTCTTCAGCGAATGGCTGCCCGAAGGCAAGCTGGCCATCGCCCTCGACGGCTCCTGGCTCGGCCAGAACTGGCTGAAGACCGGCGGCAAGCCGTGGCCCGAGTGGTCCAGGACGCTCGGCCAGGCCCCGATGCCCACCCAGAAGGGCCAGGCCCCGGGCAAGGTCAGCATGTCCGGCGGCTGGACCTGGTCGATCACCGCCAAGTCCAAGAACCCCGATCTGGCCTGGAAGTTCATCCAGCAGCTCCAGACCAGGAAGAACGCGGTGCGGTGGGACATCGTCGGCGCGCAGATCGCCGTGCGGAAGGATGTGGCGAGGGACCCGGAGTATCTGAGGTCCATGCCCGGTATCACCTTCTTCACCGGCCTGGTCAAGCACACCCACTACCGCCCGGCGCTCCCCGTCTATCCCCAGGTGTCCTCCGCCATCGGCGAGGCGATGGAGGCGGTCACCACGGGCGACGCCTCACCGCGCGGCGCCGCCGAGGGGTACGCCGAGCAGCTGAAGTCCATCGCCGACGGCAACACGGTCAGCAAGGGCTGA
- a CDS encoding carbohydrate ABC transporter permease — MTTATKVAAPVRGRRRHRPLRWLPLAPATVLLLLFLGGPIGYCVYIAFTNMQLTGAATTDFVGLDNFRRAFGDDDFRNAVVLTLVFTFVSSLIGQNTLGLGLAALMRRASKPVRTLTGSIVIAAWVLPEIVAGFLLYAFFRREGTLNSVLDAVGLPSQNWLYTLPILAVSFANVWRGTAFSMLVYSAALAEIPKEITEAAEVDGAGGLGRFWHITLPMIRRSIGTNLMLNTLQTLSVFGLIWAMTRGGPGNRSQTLPVFMYDQAFNKALIGYGTAVALLLLLVGALFSLIYLRLMREEV, encoded by the coding sequence ATGACGACCGCGACCAAGGTGGCGGCGCCGGTCCGGGGGCGGCGTCGCCACCGCCCCCTGCGCTGGCTCCCGCTCGCCCCCGCGACCGTCCTGCTGCTGCTCTTCCTCGGTGGGCCGATCGGCTACTGCGTCTACATCGCGTTCACCAATATGCAGCTCACCGGCGCGGCCACCACGGACTTCGTCGGCCTCGACAACTTCCGGCGCGCCTTCGGGGACGACGACTTCCGCAACGCGGTCGTCCTCACCCTCGTCTTCACCTTCGTCTCCTCGCTCATCGGCCAGAACACCCTGGGCCTCGGCCTGGCCGCCCTGATGCGGCGCGCGTCCAAGCCGGTGCGCACCCTCACCGGCTCGATCGTCATCGCGGCCTGGGTGCTTCCCGAGATCGTGGCGGGCTTCCTGCTGTACGCCTTCTTCCGCCGCGAGGGCACGCTGAACTCGGTCCTGGACGCGGTGGGCCTGCCGTCGCAGAACTGGCTCTACACCCTGCCGATCCTGGCCGTGTCCTTCGCCAACGTCTGGCGCGGCACGGCCTTCTCGATGCTCGTCTACTCCGCCGCGCTCGCCGAGATCCCCAAGGAGATCACGGAGGCGGCGGAGGTCGACGGCGCGGGCGGTCTTGGCCGCTTCTGGCACATCACCCTGCCGATGATCCGCCGCTCCATCGGCACCAACCTGATGCTGAACACCTTGCAGACGCTGTCGGTGTTCGGCCTCATCTGGGCCATGACCCGCGGCGGCCCCGGCAACCGCAGCCAGACCCTCCCGGTCTTCATGTACGACCAGGCGTTCAACAAGGCCCTCATCGGCTACGGCACGGCGGTGGCCCTGCTGTTGCTGCTGGTGGGCGCGTTGTTCTCGCTGATCTATCTGCGCCTGATGAGGGAGGAGGTCTGA
- a CDS encoding sensor histidine kinase → MRVPRPRSLAGQLFAMQVVLVAALVAGCAVFAYVTDGRQAEVAARRQATAAAAAIAASPAVAEAVRSDDPSARLQPYAEKVRRDTGVTFVTIMNTRGIRWTHPDPEQIGARYLGHIKPALRGRIFPETYTGTLGPSVRVVAPVRDARAGGRITALVSAGITVDTISAKVRRQLLALLGVALAALAVGGVAAYIINARLRRHTHGMNAAELSRMHDYHEAALHAVREGLLMLDGRRRIALINDAGRELLGLSGDTVGAYVTELGLPPPLTGALLATEPRVDELHLTAERLLVVNTSPVSSGEKRGTVVTLRDHTELQTLSGELDSVRGFAEALRSQAHEAANRLHAVVSLIELGRADEAVDFATAELELAQALTDQVVAAVAEPVLAALLLGKAAQASERGVELVLAPASRIDDGVLPPGLPARDLVTILGNLLDNATDAAAEGVGSGAARSARVTVTARAADGELTLRVADTGAGLDPAAAEEIFRRGWSTKSPGRGLGLALVQQAVRRNAGTVRVSAAEGGGAEFTVRLPLVAAPIG, encoded by the coding sequence ATGCGCGTGCCCCGCCCCCGGAGCCTGGCCGGCCAGCTCTTCGCGATGCAGGTCGTGCTGGTGGCCGCCCTGGTGGCGGGATGTGCCGTCTTCGCGTACGTGACCGACGGGCGGCAGGCGGAAGTGGCCGCGCGCCGCCAGGCCACCGCCGCCGCGGCCGCCATCGCCGCCTCCCCCGCCGTCGCCGAGGCCGTACGGTCCGACGACCCCAGCGCCCGGCTCCAGCCGTACGCCGAGAAGGTGCGCCGGGACACCGGGGTCACCTTTGTGACGATCATGAACACCCGCGGTATCCGCTGGACCCACCCCGACCCGGAGCAGATCGGCGCCCGCTACCTCGGCCACATCAAGCCCGCGCTGCGCGGCCGGATCTTCCCCGAGACCTACACCGGCACCCTCGGCCCCTCGGTGCGTGTGGTCGCCCCGGTCCGCGACGCCCGCGCCGGGGGCCGGATCACCGCGCTGGTCAGCGCGGGCATCACGGTGGACACCATCAGCGCCAAGGTGCGCCGCCAGCTGCTCGCCCTGCTCGGCGTCGCGCTGGCCGCCCTGGCGGTCGGCGGAGTGGCCGCGTACATCATCAACGCCCGGCTGCGCCGCCATACGCACGGCATGAACGCCGCCGAGCTGAGCCGGATGCACGACTACCACGAGGCCGCCCTGCACGCCGTGCGCGAGGGGCTGCTGATGCTCGACGGACGGCGGCGGATCGCGCTGATCAACGACGCCGGACGGGAGCTGCTGGGGCTGTCCGGCGACACGGTCGGTGCCTACGTCACCGAGCTGGGCCTGCCGCCGCCGCTGACCGGCGCCCTGCTGGCCACCGAGCCGCGCGTGGACGAACTGCATCTGACCGCGGAGCGGCTGCTGGTCGTGAACACCTCCCCGGTGAGCAGCGGTGAGAAACGCGGCACCGTGGTCACCCTGCGCGACCACACCGAGCTCCAGACGCTCTCCGGCGAGCTGGACTCCGTCCGCGGCTTCGCCGAGGCCCTGCGCTCCCAGGCCCACGAGGCCGCCAACCGGCTCCACGCCGTCGTCTCCCTGATCGAGCTGGGCCGGGCCGACGAGGCGGTCGACTTCGCGACGGCCGAGCTGGAGCTGGCGCAGGCGCTGACGGACCAGGTGGTCGCCGCCGTCGCCGAGCCGGTGCTGGCCGCGCTGCTGCTGGGCAAGGCGGCCCAGGCCAGCGAACGCGGTGTCGAACTCGTCCTCGCCCCGGCCAGCCGCATCGACGACGGAGTCCTGCCGCCCGGCCTGCCCGCCCGCGATCTGGTGACCATCCTCGGCAACCTCCTCGACAACGCGACGGACGCGGCGGCCGAGGGCGTGGGCAGCGGCGCTGCCCGCAGCGCCCGCGTCACGGTCACCGCCCGCGCGGCCGACGGCGAGCTGACCCTGCGCGTCGCCGACACCGGCGCCGGTCTCGACCCGGCGGCGGCCGAGGAGATCTTCCGCCGCGGCTGGAGCACCAAGTCCCCGGGCCGGGGCCTTGGCCTGGCCCTGGTCCAGCAGGCGGTCCGCCGCAACGCGGGCACGGTGCGGGTGTCGGCGGCAGAGGGCGGCGGCGCGGAATTCACCGTCCGCCTGCCGCTGGTGGCGGCCCCGATCGGCTGA
- the hisS gene encoding histidine--tRNA ligase, which yields MASMKQFDPASGARDFLAAEFERREGAFATIRAVFSRYGFQPLQTPAFERLDVLTGKYGDEGDKLIFKILRRGEHEATGEADLALRYDLTVPLARAAAAYGSQLPSPYKRYAIAPVWRADRPGKGRFREFVQCDLDIVGSSSPLSDAEVVLALHDALEALGVPEFRFLVNSRHALFGLLEAYGVPDGVGSGVLITLDKLDKLSPEAVVSELVTGRGLSQDVAQGLVDDLTSPDAIERIRGELKSSEMGQVGLAEVDRLLELTRNAIPAERIGFTPNLVRGLDYYTGIIFEVVAPGMPGSIASGGRYDGLISRLGGKDSPACGGSLGIERILPLLEQADQDSYSQIDVAVTVMGEDLAADSFRLAAEIRRAGVRTGTYLGSSGKFAKQMKWASDQGAHFCVIYGKAERDAGTVTLRDMDSGEQVQVPLDQAAAELARRCAPSS from the coding sequence ATGGCCTCCATGAAGCAGTTCGACCCCGCGTCCGGGGCCCGCGATTTCCTCGCCGCCGAGTTCGAGAGGCGAGAGGGCGCTTTCGCGACAATCCGCGCCGTCTTCTCCCGCTACGGTTTCCAGCCGCTTCAGACCCCCGCGTTCGAGCGGCTGGACGTGCTCACCGGCAAGTACGGCGACGAGGGTGACAAACTGATCTTCAAGATCCTGCGGCGCGGGGAGCATGAGGCCACGGGAGAGGCGGACCTGGCACTCCGCTATGACCTCACCGTCCCGCTCGCCCGCGCAGCAGCGGCGTACGGCAGTCAACTCCCGTCGCCGTACAAGCGTTACGCCATCGCCCCCGTATGGCGAGCCGACCGGCCTGGCAAGGGGCGCTTCCGCGAATTCGTCCAATGCGACCTGGACATCGTGGGCTCATCCTCGCCACTGTCCGACGCCGAGGTCGTCCTCGCTCTGCACGACGCCCTGGAAGCGCTCGGCGTACCGGAGTTCCGTTTCCTGGTGAACTCCCGCCACGCCCTGTTCGGTCTGCTGGAGGCGTACGGCGTGCCGGACGGCGTTGGTTCGGGTGTGCTGATCACGCTCGACAAGCTCGACAAGCTGTCGCCGGAGGCGGTGGTGAGCGAATTGGTGACCGGCCGTGGACTGTCGCAGGACGTGGCGCAGGGCCTGGTGGATGACCTCACCTCGCCCGACGCGATCGAGCGGATCCGGGGAGAGCTGAAGTCCAGCGAGATGGGGCAGGTGGGCCTGGCGGAGGTGGACCGGCTGCTGGAACTGACCAGGAACGCGATCCCCGCCGAGCGGATCGGGTTCACGCCGAACCTGGTGCGCGGCCTGGACTACTACACCGGGATCATCTTCGAGGTCGTCGCGCCGGGCATGCCCGGGTCGATCGCCTCCGGCGGGCGGTACGACGGTCTGATCTCCCGGCTCGGCGGCAAGGACTCCCCGGCCTGTGGCGGTTCGCTCGGCATTGAGCGCATCCTGCCGCTGCTGGAGCAGGCCGACCAGGACAGCTACTCGCAGATCGATGTGGCCGTTACGGTCATGGGCGAGGACCTGGCAGCGGACAGCTTCCGGCTGGCGGCTGAAATCCGCCGCGCTGGCGTTCGAACAGGTACTTATCTCGGTTCCAGCGGGAAGTTCGCCAAGCAGATGAAGTGGGCCAGTGACCAAGGGGCACACTTCTGCGTGATCTACGGCAAGGCGGAGCGCGACGCCGGTACGGTCACGCTGCGGGATATGGACAGCGGCGAGCAGGTCCAGGTCCCGCTCGATCAGGCTGCTGCGGAGCTTGCGCGGCGGTGCGCACCGTCCAGTTGA